From the genome of Candidatus Eremiobacteraceae bacterium:
GAGATAGCGCTGCGCGGTCTGGCCTTCAAATGTCAGCGCGTCGGGCCGCATCCACGCTTCAACCGTAAGGCCTTTTCCGCTCGTGGGTTGGCTGAAGACCGTGCTGTCCGCAATCTCAACAAACGCATCCGAGCCATTGAGCACGATCGCTTCGTCAGGCTCGCTCTGTATCGCCCCAGGCTGCCCTCGCGTGACGCCGCCCTTGTAGGTCCCATCGCGCCGGCCGCTTGACGAATCGCGCGCGACGACGCCCGACTTCTCCTCGAAGCGCCAGTAGCCGACGGGCCCTTTTGCCAGAACTCGGACGTGGTACGGCCGAGCCGACGCCGCACGTGCCGGCCCGCCGACGATCGACGCGAGCCCGGCGGCTCCGAACATCCGCAGCACATCGCGGCGCGTGCGCGTGCTCATAGGCGTGTGAGTTCCACGCGCCGGTTCAGCGCGCGGCCCTCGAGCGTGGCGTTGCTCGCCTTTGGCCGAGTCGCGCCGAAGCCGCCGGTGGTCAGGCGCGATGGAGCGATGTGATATGTCGCGACGAGAGCGGCCTTGACCGACGCTGCCCGTCTGCGCGACAACGCGAGATTATAGGGGGCGGTGCCGATGGAATCGGTGTGCCCATCGATCTCGAGCTTCCACTGCGGGTGCTGTGACAGCAATTGGGCGATGGCGGACAGCGTCGGTTGCGATTGCGGCCGGATCGTCGCTTGATTGAAGTCGAAGTATATCCCGTAGATGTCGGCCGGCTGCTTGGCCTCAAGCGTGGATGCAAGCTCGCTGGTCGCCTGCGGGCCCGGTTGGTAGATCTTGACGACTTGCATTTCTTCGTCTTCGAGGACGAAACGCAAGACGATGGGATCATTCGGATCGTCGAGCACCCACATATCGTAGCAATTGAACCGTATCGCCGCGGGGATCTGCACGCATCCCGGTTCTCCGGACTGGATGTGGATCGCCGTGACCACCGCTGGTTTGTCGTTGAGGATGATCGGCACGCCGCCTTCGCCGACCTTACGCACGGGCGCCGACGACCACATCGCCATGCACATGGCCGACATATAGAAGGTCATTTTGGCTGAGCCCTTTGACTGCAACGCGGCGAACAAGTC
Proteins encoded in this window:
- a CDS encoding OmpA family protein → MAGQFGQAAQALASPAPVSGASAASDTSDASGADSGEPTPKPEWTPTGAGTLTSIPMRPELTIVTAGESTDGDLESIKRVTSINATGLNFSFDSKTQLGSVNTTRMTRAQDLDHSTAFFQDFCDGSPPKDYPNTETPVEGNHPGTTTLELSRDLFAALQSKGSAKMTFYMSAMCMAMWSSAPVRKVGEGGVPIILNDKPAVVTAIHIQSGEPGCVQIPAAIRFNCYDMWVLDDPNDPIVLRFVLEDEEMQVVKIYQPGPQATSELASTLEAKQPADIYGIYFDFNQATIRPQSQPTLSAIAQLLSQHPQWKLEIDGHTDSIGTAPYNLALSRRRAASVKAALVATYHIAPSRLTTGGFGATRPKASNATLEGRALNRRVELTRL